The Ornithorhynchus anatinus isolate Pmale09 chromosome 16, mOrnAna1.pri.v4, whole genome shotgun sequence genome contains the following window.
cttactttgtgccaggcactgttctaaaagtcagggtaaagacaagctaatcaatttgtatccagcccctgttccacatgggattcacaggattgatcctcattttacaggtgtggttactgaggcacagagaagtgaagtgacttgcccgaggtcacacagcagagccagaaatagaaaccaggtccttttgactctcaggcccaggttctatcccttaggccatgctgcttctctgtcaggacTGATGGCTTCCACCTTTACTGTCCCCTCACTTCAGTGAGGTGGGCAGTGCTGATCACTGTACCTTTTCTCAGGAttcagtccaatcaatcagtgctatttactgatcacttactagaGGTATAAGGTTTActctgggtggagcactgtactgtgtgccgagcactgtgcctgggagagtacgatatgtttgagttggtagacatgatatcagcccacaaggatcttacagtccacttggggagacagacaaaataaataagggatAAGGAGAAGAAACAGAACCGGAGATGCCTATAAATGTTCTGAGGGTGAGGGGGCTATCGAAGTCCTTCGAGTTcctggatgacacagaagggaggaagaataaggtgggggagacacgagattagtcagggaagtcttcctggaggaggtaggatttgagTAGgctttcgaaggtggggagaatggttgtCTGTGGGGTATGAAGCAGGAATGAGTTCCAGGTAggcgggaggacgtgagcaacgggatggcggtgaaatagatgagatgtagatacagtgagtaggttggtttggaggagcagagtgtgcaggctggattgtagtaggagagcggtgaggGAAAATGTGTCGTGGGGGAGCTGATTGAgggtcttaaagccagtggtgaggagtttctgctcgccGCAGAGATGGTTGGATGGATCCTCCTTGTTCTGTCTCCCATCTGCCCGTTCTTCTGGTTTgtgttctccccccaccctcgagagtctctctctgctccccctaacACACCTCACCTgctcacacacacagtcacacacaatcACACTCACAGAGCCCGCCATCCGGctatgcctcctcccctcccttctccccgccacaaaacccccaaaacatccgttacagtgtcctctcccaagcttttagaacggtgctctgcacacaataagtagcagcgtggctttgtggaaaaagcccgggcttgggagtcagaggacctgggttctaatccaggttccgccacttgtctgttgtgtgaccttctctgggactcagttacctcatctggaaaacggggattaagactgtgagcccacatgggacgacctgattaccttatatctaccccagtgcttagaacagggcttggcacatagcgcttaacaaataccattgttattattactcaataaacacggttgattgattgattaactcccCCACCAGGTGCTTGTCAGCCTACCACGCTCATGCTCGCTCACACACACGTGCAAAGACACACAGAGGCACAGACCTAgtcccccgcccggccctccccgcacctcccgctctcctctttagagaagcagtgtggctcagtggaaagagtccgggcttagaagtcagaggtcgtgggttctaattccgactctgccacttgtcagctgggtgactttgggcaaatcacttcacttctctgagcctcagttccctcatctgtaaaatggggactaagactgtgagccttactgggacaacctgatgaccttgtataattacattccaagtgcttagtacagtgctctgcacatagtaagcgctcaataaatacagttgaatgaatgaatgaatgaataataataattttgatattcgttaagcacttactatatgccgagcactgctctaaacgctggggtagatacagggtaaacaggttgtcccaagtgaggctcacagtcttcatcagcgtggctcggtggaaagagcacgggcttgggagtcagaggtcatgggttcgaatcccgcctctgccgctggtCAACCGTGTGCctgtggcaaatcacttcacttctctgtgcctcacttaatctcgtctgtaaaacggagactaggacagtgagccccacgtgggacaacccgattaccttgtatctccctcaccgcttagaacagtgctctgcacatagtaagcgcttaacaaataccaacattattatccccattttccagctgaggtcactgaggcccagggaagtgacttgccccaggtcacccagctgacaggtggcggggccgggattagaacccacgaccgggctctttccattgagtcacgctgcttctctagtgctttgcgctttagagaagcagcgtggcttagtggaaagacccgggcttgggagtcagaggtcatgagttcgaatcccagctctgccacttgtcagctgtgtgactgtgggcaagtcgcttcacttctctgtgcctcagttccctcatctgtaaaatggggatgaagactgggagcctcacgggggacaacctgatgaccctgtatctcccccagcgcttagaacagtgctctgcacatagtaagcgcttaacaaataccaacattattattgagaagcagcgtggctcagtggaaagagcccgggcttgggagtcagaggtcatgagttcgaatcccagctctgccacctgtcagctgggtgactgcgggcaagtcgctcaacttctccatgcctcagttccctcatctgtaaaatggggatgaagactgggagccccacgggggacgacctgatgaccctgtctctcccccagcgctgagagcagtgctctgcacatagtaagcgcttaacaaataccaccattattattattaacaaataccctcctccttcttcttcttcctccgggGACCGGGCGCCGCCCCGCccgtccggcagggggcgccgctcAAGGACGGagtgggcggggccggaggaggtggggggggtggttttttttttatgaatggGATTCTCCGACGCGGAGCCTCATTAGTATGCGGCGCGGGGCGCGCGCTGCGTTCTTTCCCGCGAAGCCCATTGGCTGGCCGGGGCGGATGACGTAAGCGAGggagcgcgcgggggggggggcgtggggggggaggCGCGGGCCCCGGGTGAGTGACACCGCCGGGGCTCAGCCCAGCCGACCCTCCATCCCGGGCCCGGTGAGTACCAATCCCCCTCTTCCAGGTGGGAAAACCCAGGGATCGGGAATGATCCCCAGGGATCGGGAtcgttcccctcctccttttcccagggAGGGGTCCGCGgtgagttccccccccccccccaggaggggCTCCCCTCCGCGAAGGACTGACACCTGgccgggatgggatgggggagggattgCACGTGTGGGTGGTCCAGCGGTGGAGCTGGAGAGGAGCCCCTCCATCCCCGTCCCCCGCTGCAGGGGGTGTCGGACCCCCCCCAGACCGGCTCCCAGCCCCGCTGCAGCGAGGAGGGGGGTCCGCGAGGTAGGTGGGGGAAGCCCGAgctcgctgctgctgctgtagtGGACCCCTCCCCGCGCCGGGCCTTGCCACCAGCTGGGAgctgcagggggtgaggggcacgAGTCAAGGGCACCTGCCTCGGCCGCCTTCCAGCTGGGGAGCATTggcgtgggagagggagggatggaaggatggaagggGTAGGGCCTTGGCGAGGGCCCAGCCCCGACCGCGGCCGGGCCCAAGTCGAGGCCCACGtgggcccccccaccccgtgccttGTCGACCCACGGGAGTTTCCCCTCCCCCTGGGTGGGTGCCCGATGCCCAGTGCCCCCacatctgtctcccttccccgtgGGTGGGTACCCAACCTCCCCCACgggtgccccccgccccacagacctctcctctccctccgggTCGACGCCCGGCCACCCCACGGGAGCCTTTCCTCCCCCGCCGGCAGGTCGCCGGACCGACGATGACGGCGGAGGGGCCCCCGGGCAGGTTCGTGGGCGGCAACGGCACCGGCGGGGACGGAGCCGgggagggcctgggcctggcctcGGCGGACCCGTCGCGGACGGGACTGTACGGCTGGGACGTGGCCCTGTGCGTGTCCGGGACGGTGGTCTCGTGCGAGAACGCCCTGGTGGTGGCCGTCCTGCTGGGCACGCCGACCTTCCGCGCCCCCATGTTCCTGCTCATCGGCAGCCTGGCGGCGGCCGACCTCCTCGCCGGCCTGGGCCTCGTCCTCCACTTCGCCTCCAAGTACTGCCTCCCCTTCCCGCAGCTGCGGCTGGTGCTGGTGGGCCTGCTGGTCACCGCCTTCACGGCCAGCATCAACAGCCTGCTGGCCATCGCCGTCGACCGCTACCTGTCCCTCTACAACGCCCTGACGTACTACTCGGAGGGGACGGTGACCCGCACCCACGCCATGCTCCTGCTGGCCTGGGGCGGGGCGCTGGGCCTGGGGCTGCTGCCCGTGCTGGGCTGGAACTGCCTGGACGACCTGGCGTCCTGCGGCGTGGTCTGCCCGCTGACCAAGGGCCACCTGGTCCTGCTCTCGGCCTCCTTCTTCGTGGTCTTCGCCCTGATGCTCCATCTCTACGCCCGCATCTGCCGCATCGTGTGCCGCCACGCCCAGCAGATCGCCCTGCAGCGTCACTTGCTGGCGACCTCCCACTACGTCACCACCCGCAAGGGCATCGCCACCCTGGCGGTCATCCTGGGCACCTTCGCCACCTGCTGGGTGCCCTTCGCCGTCTACTGCCTGCTGGGCGACGCCACCTACCCGCCGCGGTACGCCTACCTGACCCTGCTCCCGGCCACCTGCAACTCCGTGGTCAACCCGGTCATCTACGCCTTCCGCCAGCGCGAGATCCAGAAGGTGCTGTGGGCcgtgtgctgctgctgctgctgttctgcCAAGGCCCCCTTCGGCTCCCGCTCCCCCAGCGACGTCTAGGGGGcccgtcccccctccctgcccgccctccaGGGACTCTCCGGGGCTCTCCGAGGCCCGGCCTCTTCTTAAAGCCTCCCGCTCCGGGGATCCAGTCGTCGGCGTGGTACAGCCGGGGAGCCTGGCCGGGTGGGcggtgctggggagagagagggagagatgcagctagagacaaaaattatttatttatctatttatttgctgGGCACTGCCCCTTTAACACCCAAGCCGGGGAGATTTTTCTCCTGTGGCCCTAATTAACCTCTGTTTTTCGGGAAaacggggagaaaaaaaatcacttatttaaaaaaaaaaatcgggggCCCACGGCTtctggttttttatttttttaggcaGCCCGGAGTGGAGCGCGGGCGGCGTTGCCTAGGCCTTTTCCTTAGCGCCAGCCCCGACGCTGCTCCGTGGAGTGCGCTGGTCCCTGAACGCGTGCCCCTCCAGGCAGAAAGGGCGTGTCGTCGCGAGTGGGGGGCCTGTGTGTGGGCGCCTTTCCTCGCCCCATCCCAGAGACGCCCCTGGGGGTGCCGGAAGCCCTAGGTCGCCAGATATCCAAGTGATGAGGGGCACGGGCTGACTCGGCCCCCTTCCCGTTGCTGTTTTGGAATGAGACTGGAAATAAAAGAGATTTTGTGATAAAAAGTGAGTTTGTGTGTACGGATGGACCGAGCTCTCGTTGCCTCAGTTGTGccaagcggggtgggggggccggagAACttcaggctgggggctgggggtgcc
Protein-coding sequences here:
- the GPR3 gene encoding G-protein coupled receptor 3 isoform X1, with amino-acid sequence MIPRDRDRSPPPFPREGSAVAGPTMTAEGPPGRFVGGNGTGGDGAGEGLGLASADPSRTGLYGWDVALCVSGTVVSCENALVVAVLLGTPTFRAPMFLLIGSLAAADLLAGLGLVLHFASKYCLPFPQLRLVLVGLLVTAFTASINSLLAIAVDRYLSLYNALTYYSEGTVTRTHAMLLLAWGGALGLGLLPVLGWNCLDDLASCGVVCPLTKGHLVLLSASFFVVFALMLHLYARICRIVCRHAQQIALQRHLLATSHYVTTRKGIATLAVILGTFATCWVPFAVYCLLGDATYPPRYAYLTLLPATCNSVVNPVIYAFRQREIQKVLWAVCCCCCCSAKAPFGSRSPSDV
- the GPR3 gene encoding G-protein coupled receptor 3 isoform X2, whose protein sequence is MTAEGPPGRFVGGNGTGGDGAGEGLGLASADPSRTGLYGWDVALCVSGTVVSCENALVVAVLLGTPTFRAPMFLLIGSLAAADLLAGLGLVLHFASKYCLPFPQLRLVLVGLLVTAFTASINSLLAIAVDRYLSLYNALTYYSEGTVTRTHAMLLLAWGGALGLGLLPVLGWNCLDDLASCGVVCPLTKGHLVLLSASFFVVFALMLHLYARICRIVCRHAQQIALQRHLLATSHYVTTRKGIATLAVILGTFATCWVPFAVYCLLGDATYPPRYAYLTLLPATCNSVVNPVIYAFRQREIQKVLWAVCCCCCCSAKAPFGSRSPSDV